In Zingiber officinale cultivar Zhangliang chromosome 3B, Zo_v1.1, whole genome shotgun sequence, a single window of DNA contains:
- the LOC122056691 gene encoding auxin-responsive protein IAA16-like isoform X1 yields MAEEKKPLDWNTAEEKKLELRLGLPGEGEDWSPSPEKGKKFTPLEASLSLGHVSKVPRSNNFTASPATKREAFQQPKQLEFMQLQKAKEKACDGLLQNSSHASRIAATPVVGWPPIRSFRKNLAGAPQLSTESPNESSKAAKKPENERKSLFVKINMDGIPIGRKVDIKAYDSYDKLSLAVDELFQGLMAAQMDPLALGTPKISQEKQVITGLLDGTGEFTLAYEDNEGDRMLVGDVPWDMFVFTAKRLRVLKSSNLSTSSLGAVSRKRSNGS; encoded by the exons atggcagaggagaagaagccGCTCGACTGGAACACCGCGGAGGAGAAGAAGCTCGAGCTGAGGCTTGGCCTCCCTGGAGAAGGAGAGGACTGGTCGCCGTCGCCGGAGAAGGGAAAAAAGTTTACCCCTCTTGAGGCCTCCCTTTCCCTCGGGCACGTCTCCAAGGTGCCAAGAAGCAACAATTTCACTGCTTCCCCTGCAACCAAAAGAGAAG CTTTTCAGCAGCCGAAGCAGCTTGAGTTCATGCAGTTGCAGAAAGCAAAGGAGAAGGCGTGTGATGGCTTATTACAGAACAGTTCTCATGCAAG CAGAATCGCAGCCACACCTGTTGTCGGCTGGCCTCCGATCCGTTCTTTCAGAAAGAATCTTGCTGGAGCTCCTCAACTCTCCACCGAATCTCCCAACGAGAGCTCTAAGGCTGCAAAAAAGCCTGAGAATGAGAGGAAGAGCCTCTTCGTGAAAATTAACATGGATGGCATTCCGATTGGAAGAAAAGTAGACATCAAGGCCTACGATAGCTACGATAAACTATCGTTAGCTGTTGATGAGCTCTTCCAAGGCCTCATGGCAG CACAAATGGATCCACTTGCTCTTGGTACACCAAAGATCTCCCAAGAAAAACAAGTGATTACTGGCTTATTAGATGGTACAGGTGAATTCACTCTGGCTTACGAAGACAATGAAGGGGATCGGATGTTGGTTGGTGATGTCCCTTGGGA CATGTTTGTTTTCACTGCCAAGAGATTGCGCGTTTTAAAGAGCTCCAATCTATCTACATCATCT ctgggagcagtcAGCAGGAAAAGATCAAATGGATCTTGA
- the LOC122056691 gene encoding auxin-responsive protein IAA16-like isoform X2, which produces MAEEKKPLDWNTAEEKKLELRLGLPGEGEDWSPSPEKGKKFTPLEASLSLGHVSKVPRSNNFTASPATKREAFQQPKQLEFMQLQKAKEKACDGLLQNSSHARIAATPVVGWPPIRSFRKNLAGAPQLSTESPNESSKAAKKPENERKSLFVKINMDGIPIGRKVDIKAYDSYDKLSLAVDELFQGLMAAQMDPLALGTPKISQEKQVITGLLDGTGEFTLAYEDNEGDRMLVGDVPWDMFVFTAKRLRVLKSSNLSTSSLGAVSRKRSNGS; this is translated from the exons atggcagaggagaagaagccGCTCGACTGGAACACCGCGGAGGAGAAGAAGCTCGAGCTGAGGCTTGGCCTCCCTGGAGAAGGAGAGGACTGGTCGCCGTCGCCGGAGAAGGGAAAAAAGTTTACCCCTCTTGAGGCCTCCCTTTCCCTCGGGCACGTCTCCAAGGTGCCAAGAAGCAACAATTTCACTGCTTCCCCTGCAACCAAAAGAGAAG CTTTTCAGCAGCCGAAGCAGCTTGAGTTCATGCAGTTGCAGAAAGCAAAGGAGAAGGCGTGTGATGGCTTATTACAGAACAGTTCTCATGCAAG AATCGCAGCCACACCTGTTGTCGGCTGGCCTCCGATCCGTTCTTTCAGAAAGAATCTTGCTGGAGCTCCTCAACTCTCCACCGAATCTCCCAACGAGAGCTCTAAGGCTGCAAAAAAGCCTGAGAATGAGAGGAAGAGCCTCTTCGTGAAAATTAACATGGATGGCATTCCGATTGGAAGAAAAGTAGACATCAAGGCCTACGATAGCTACGATAAACTATCGTTAGCTGTTGATGAGCTCTTCCAAGGCCTCATGGCAG CACAAATGGATCCACTTGCTCTTGGTACACCAAAGATCTCCCAAGAAAAACAAGTGATTACTGGCTTATTAGATGGTACAGGTGAATTCACTCTGGCTTACGAAGACAATGAAGGGGATCGGATGTTGGTTGGTGATGTCCCTTGGGA CATGTTTGTTTTCACTGCCAAGAGATTGCGCGTTTTAAAGAGCTCCAATCTATCTACATCATCT ctgggagcagtcAGCAGGAAAAGATCAAATGGATCTTGA